The genomic stretch CTCGGAGTGACTACTGGGGCCACCGCTCAGGAGTCCCGAACCTTGGATCAAGTTCTGCAATTGGCATTTGCCAATTCAGCAGAACTGGCCGCTGCAGAGAGATCCGTCGCTGCTCAAGAGGCATTGATCGCTTCTCAGTACAGCCTGGAAGATCCGATGGTAGGCGTCTCCAGTCTGGATCGTGGGAATGTAACCAAGTATGGTGTGATCTCTCAGCGGTTACGTTTCCCGGTGAAATACTATCTTCAAGGCAAGGCACAAAGAAGTCGTGCGAGTAGCTCCAGTTCAATGTGGGCGATGAAGAAGTACAGCCTTCGCAAACAAGTAGTGAGTTTGTATTTTTCCATCTTCAGCACGCAAAAGATCATTCAACTGACCAAGGCCAACATGGATGCGGTCCGCGAGTTTGCCCGGGTGGCGGAAAAAAAGTATGCAGCAGGCAGGACATCACAAAGTGACTCAATGAAAGCCCATTTTGAACAGACCCGACTAGAGCTTGATCTTTTGAGATTGCAGCAAAAGGAAAATTCCCTCCAGCAACAGCTGAAAGCTGTTGTTGGTGATCCGGCAATGGGCAGTCTGGATTTGGCAAATTTGGAATTAGCCCCTCCGGTTTTTCAACTCAGCAGGATGGCCGAAGGCGGTGACAGTTCCTCCCACTCCACCTCGCCCGAGTTGCAGGTTCAGGCGGCTCGCCTGGAGGCCGCCAAATGGAAAAGCCAATTGGCGGCTTGGGAATTTGCCCCGGATATTCAGCTTCAGTACCAAACCCGTATCGAGGGTAATCCTCAGGATTCGGAGATCTACTCGATAAGCTTAAGTGTGCCTCTGTTCTTTTGGAAAAAGTCCGCCGAAGCCTCCGCTGCCTCAGCGGAAAAGGCGGCGGAAGAATATAGACTGACAGATGCCACCAATAGGGTCGTCACACGCAGTAAAGATCTACAAGGGCAAGTTCAGCTTGGAGAAAAGACGCTGAAAATCTATCAAACCAGCCTCATTCCCCAGGCCCAAGGGGCATACAATTCATCGCGGGCCTCCTACCGGGCCAACAAGACTTCGTTTTTGGATTTGCTGGACTCTGAGCGATCGCTTTATCAGGTGAAGACGGACTATTACCGGTCTTTGGAGCAATTCGTAGCCAGCCTGGCTGATCTAGAGGCGACCCTTGGCAAAAGCCTTTCTAATTTAGGAGATGTAAAATGATAAAGTTCATCAAACGCCACAGCAGTGGGATATTTCTGGTAATGGTTATGGTTGCCGCCATCTCTCTATTTGGTTGCACCAAAGGAGCTCACGACGGTCACTCCGATAAGCAGAATTCCGAAGGGGACCAGAAAAAGGCAGCCACTTATGTTTGTCCTATGCACCCTCAGATCACTTCAGACAAGCCGGGTACCTGTCCCATTTGTGGTATGGATTTGGTACCGGTTGAGACAGACGAGGGATCAGGTGACCACAGCGGGCACCAACAGAATTCCCCTGCAAAGAAGGTGGATGAAGATGGATGGGAAGATGTTGGCGGGGACGGAGACTCCGAGGCCTCAACGCCAATTGAACCCGCGGGACACACCCACTTCAAACTCAGTTTGGATAAGGAACAAAAAATTGGCGTCAAAACAGACGTGGTCAAAACGAGAAGCCTGTTTAAGTCCATTCGTGCTCCTGGCCGCATTGCCTTTGATCCGGAACTCTACACAGCCCAGAGTGAATACCTTGAGGCAATACGTCAGTGGGCGCGGGTGAAGGACTCCCCCATTGAGGAGGTCAAGAGAAGCACCCGGGAAATGATCAACTCCGCCAAGATTCGTCTCCAGGTACTGGGTTTGTCCGCCGGACAGATTCAGGAACTAGGTCGCAAAGGGAGCCAGTCGGAAGGCCTACTGCTGACGGGCAAAGGGCAGGAAAACTGGATCTACGCCGACGTCTTTGAGGTAGACCTACCTCACATCAAAAAGGATCTCTCCGTAGAAGTGACGGCCAACTTTCTTCAGGGCAAAAAACTCTATGGCAAGGTGGTTTCTGTTGATGAGGTGATCAACGCCAACACCAGAACCGCAAAGGTCAGAATAAAACTCAATGAATCCCACGAGAGCATTCGCCCTGAGTCCTATGTGAATGTCTCAATCATGGCGCCTCTTGGTAAGCACCTCACAGTTCCAGTAGATGCTTTGATGGACACCGGTCGTGAGACCTATGTTTTTATCAGCAAAGGGGAGGGGCGATTTGAACCCAGGGCTGTGGCTCCGATTCGGGAAACCGAGGACTACATTGCCCTGGCCAGTGGAGTGAAAGAGGGAGAGTCTGTCGTCGTGGGCGGCAACTTTATGCTCGACTCCGAATCCCGATTGAAGGCCGTCATTAAGGGAATGGCGTCTGGACAAACTCACAACCACTGATTGGGAGCATTTCCATGTTGATTAAGATTATCGATTTTTGTTCGCGCAATCGAGGGCTCACACTCATGCTGGTGGCATGTGCCTTTGTTGCTGGTTGGATCAGCATGAAAGAGATCCCGATTGATGCGATTCCAGATCTCTCCGACTCTCAAGTCATTGTGTATTCCACTTGGAACGTGAGCCCTGACATCATTGAAGACCAGGTAACTTACCCGATTGTCACGAGCTTATTGGGTGTACCCAAGGTCAAAGATATTCGCGGACTTTCGACCTTTGGCGCTTCCTATGTCTATGTGATCTTCGAGGATGGGACCGATATCTATTGGGCCAGGTCCAGAGTATTGGAGTATTTGTCTAAAATTACGCCTCAGCTACCCAAGTCTGTGCAAACGGAGCTGGGACCTGATGCCACCGGAGTGGGCTGGGTTTATCAATATGCCCTCAAGGACATCTCGGGTAAGCACTCCTTAGCCGATCTACGTTCGTTTCAAGATTGGTTTTTGCGCTATCAGATTCAGTCGGTACCTGGAGTTTCAGAGGTCGCTTCCTTTGGCGGCTTTGAAATGCAGTACCAGGTGCAGATAAATCCCGAATCCCTCCGTGCCTACAATATTCCCCTCAGCCATGTTTCAAAGGCCATTAATGAAGGCAACCGCGAGACGGGAGCCCGAGTGATCGAGTTTTCCGGGACCGAGTATATGGTGAGAGCCAAAGGTTACGCCCGCAGCAAACAAGATATTGAGAACATCGTCATTGGCGTTAATCAGCAAGGAGTTCCCATTTATGTAAAAAATGTCTCGCGGGTGGTGAAGGGGCCTGAAATGCGTCGCGGGGTGGCGGATTTGGACGGCCTCGGGGATGTGGTGGGAGGCATCGTGGTCATGCGGTTTGGCGAAAATGCTAATCGGGTGATCGAGGACGTCAAGAAAAAGATAGCCAGTCTCTCTGGGTCTCTTCCGGAAGGCGTGAAGATTATTGAAACTTATGATCGAAGTGAATTGATTCGAAAAACCGTAGCAACTCTCACTCACGAATTGGCTATCGAGATGATTGTTGTCGCCCTCGTCATTATTCTTTTCCTGCTCCATTTGCCCAGTGCAATGGTACCGATTGTGACTCTGCCAACGGCTGTTGTAGTTAGCTTCATTTTCATGAATCTCATGAACGTCTCGGCCAACATTATGTCCCTTGGGGGCATTGCCATCGCCATTGGAGCCATGGTTGATGCCGCTATCGTCGTCGTCGAAAACTGCCACAAAAAGATGGAGGAGTGGAGGTTAGCAGGAAAAAATGAGCCCCTCGTAGAGGTTTTGATTGGCGCGATTAAGGAAGTCGGTCCGGCCAGCTTTTACTCACTTCTCGTGATCGCCGTATCCTTTCTACCCATTTTTGTTCTTGAAGCTCAGGAAGGACGACTTTTTAAGCCCTTGGCCTACACCAAAACGCTCGCCATGTTGGTGGCCTCAGTGTTGTCCATTACTTTGGTACCGGCCTTGCTGATCATCTTCACCAAAAAGCGCGAGGTTTCCTATGGCCCCTCTTGGTTTCAGCGGGCCTTTAACTTTTTGGCCGCGCCAAATGAGCGATCTGAAGAGGATCATCCAATTAGCAAGTTGTTGTTTCACCTATACGGGCCAGCCGTCGACTGGGTGGTTGAGAAGCGCCGATTGGTAGTCGGAATTGCCGTCGCCTTAATTGCCCTGACGGTGCCGGCCTTCGTTCAGCTTGGATCAGAATTTATGCCGCCACTTAATGAGGGCACAATTCTCTATATGCCGACGACCATGCCCGGGCTTTCGGTTACAGAAGCACAGAAGCTCCTTCAGCAGCAGGACAAGATTCTAAAGAGTTTTCCGGAGGTCTTGACGGTACACGGAAAAGCCGGCAGGGCCGGTACCGCAACCGATCCGGCGCCACTGACAATGATGGAGACTGTGATTGTTCTCAAGGATCAGAGGGAGTGGAGAAAGGTCGATCGCTGGTATTCCTTTTTGCCTGAGTTTCTGACTTTTCCGTTCCAGTGGATCACCCCCAACTACATGAGCTGGGATGAGTTGGTTGGCGAGATGAACAAAAAAATGCAGTTCCCAGGACTGACCAACGCCTGGACCATGCCGATCAAAGGTCGCATCGATATGTTAACCACGGGGATTCGAACTCCCATTGGCATCAAGATCTCTGGAGGTGATCTCAAGAAAATTGAAGAAATCGGCATCAAGCTTGAAGGAATTGTGGGAGGCTTGAGCGGAACCCGCAGCGTTTTCGCTGAGAGGGTGACCGGGGGCTTCTTTTTTGATTTTAATTTTAACCGTGAAGCTCTGGCTCGCCATGGGATCTCCATTCAAAAAGCTCAAGAGACGTTGGCTACTGCCCTTGGGGGAAAAAACGTCACCACGACGGTGGAGGGGCGCGAGCGATACTCGGTCAATGTTCGCTATGCTCGAGCTTTCCGCCAATCGAAAGAGGAGATTCGGCGAATTTTGTTGGATTCCCCAAAGGGTTACCAGATTCCATTGTCAGAAGTGGCGACAATTGAGCTGCTGAACGGTCCTGGCATGATCCGCAATGACAATGGTTTGCTGACGGGCTATGTCTACGTGGATTTAAACACCAGTGATGTGGGTACCTATGTGAAAAGCGCGAAGCGTGCCGTCGCCGAGCAGTTGGATCTTCCCACGGGGTATTCGCTTCACTGGAGTGGCCAGTATGAGAGCATCGCCAGAGTAAAAGAGAAGCTTAAAATGGTCCTGCCAATCACTCTTCTACTCATCATTTTATTTATTTACATGAATACCAAATCAGCCGTGAAGACATCCATTGTTCTCCTCTCCATACCGTTTTCGGCCATTGGTGCCATCTGGTTGCTTTACCTCTTGGACTACAACATGAGTATTGCCGTTTGGGTTGGCCTGATTGCCTTGTTGGGAGTGGATGCGGAGACAGCCATATTTATGCTTCTCTATTTGGACTTGTCCTACGAAAAAAAGAAGAAGGCTGAGGGTATCCGTTCGTTTGCAGATTTGAGTCAGGCCATTCATGAGGGGGCGGTAAAGCGGATTCGCCCGAAAATGATGACGGTATTGACCACATTTATGGCATTGCTTCCCATTTTTCTGGCGAGTTCGGCAAGCAGCGGAGCAGATGTGATGAAGAGGATGGCGGCACCAATGGTGGGAGGAATTTTAACCTCTTTCCTCCTTGAGCTTTTGGTCTACCCAGCGATTTTTGCAATTTGGAAAGAAAAGGAAATTCAGTTAATTTTAAATACAAAGGAGAAGCAATGAAAACTGTAATAGTGGCTTTTGCCCTGTTGTTCGTGGTGTCAGCAAGTGGGGCCGATGAAAAGCATGACCACAGCAAGATGAAAGGTCATGAAGGCCATCATGTTGACAGCGCGGGGGAGACCAGTTTGTCTGGAGAACTGATTGGGCTCACCTGCTACATCAAACACGGGACTTCGGGGAAGTCTCACACCGACTGTGCCAAGGATTGTGCCCAAAAAGGTTTACCCATTGGCCTTAAAACCAAGGATGGTCTTTACCAGATCTCCGGAGAGGGCCATTCGACCCTTGTGGAGGCGTACAAGCCCTTGCTCAAATATCTGCAAGGTAAAGTGGACGTAAAAGGCAAGGTCTTCGAAAAGGACGGCATAAAGATGTTGGTGATTTCCAAAATCAAGAACGGGTAGAGCGCATAGAACCAAAGTGGGCCGCCTAATGGGCGTCCCGCTTTGAAACAGCATTGGTCATCCGACCGATCTGTGCGACTCAACTCAAGCCACTGTCCCAGTATTTTGGCCCGCGCTTAAACTCGACTGGACTTTGATCCGATATGTCTGAGATAGGCGTGAGGTTTCCTGTGGTTAGGTGTTCGGACATAAGTCTGGGCTCAAATTTTTTGCAGTCCAATTGGTGTTTTCGATTTTTCGGAATCGCGACCGTGCTGTTTGCGATTTTTGTTCCGCCCCGGAGTCTTGCGGAGC from Pseudobdellovibrionaceae bacterium encodes the following:
- a CDS encoding efflux RND transporter permease subunit, whose amino-acid sequence is MLIKIIDFCSRNRGLTLMLVACAFVAGWISMKEIPIDAIPDLSDSQVIVYSTWNVSPDIIEDQVTYPIVTSLLGVPKVKDIRGLSTFGASYVYVIFEDGTDIYWARSRVLEYLSKITPQLPKSVQTELGPDATGVGWVYQYALKDISGKHSLADLRSFQDWFLRYQIQSVPGVSEVASFGGFEMQYQVQINPESLRAYNIPLSHVSKAINEGNRETGARVIEFSGTEYMVRAKGYARSKQDIENIVIGVNQQGVPIYVKNVSRVVKGPEMRRGVADLDGLGDVVGGIVVMRFGENANRVIEDVKKKIASLSGSLPEGVKIIETYDRSELIRKTVATLTHELAIEMIVVALVIILFLLHLPSAMVPIVTLPTAVVVSFIFMNLMNVSANIMSLGGIAIAIGAMVDAAIVVVENCHKKMEEWRLAGKNEPLVEVLIGAIKEVGPASFYSLLVIAVSFLPIFVLEAQEGRLFKPLAYTKTLAMLVASVLSITLVPALLIIFTKKREVSYGPSWFQRAFNFLAAPNERSEEDHPISKLLFHLYGPAVDWVVEKRRLVVGIAVALIALTVPAFVQLGSEFMPPLNEGTILYMPTTMPGLSVTEAQKLLQQQDKILKSFPEVLTVHGKAGRAGTATDPAPLTMMETVIVLKDQREWRKVDRWYSFLPEFLTFPFQWITPNYMSWDELVGEMNKKMQFPGLTNAWTMPIKGRIDMLTTGIRTPIGIKISGGDLKKIEEIGIKLEGIVGGLSGTRSVFAERVTGGFFFDFNFNREALARHGISIQKAQETLATALGGKNVTTTVEGRERYSVNVRYARAFRQSKEEIRRILLDSPKGYQIPLSEVATIELLNGPGMIRNDNGLLTGYVYVDLNTSDVGTYVKSAKRAVAEQLDLPTGYSLHWSGQYESIARVKEKLKMVLPITLLLIILFIYMNTKSAVKTSIVLLSIPFSAIGAIWLLYLLDYNMSIAVWVGLIALLGVDAETAIFMLLYLDLSYEKKKKAEGIRSFADLSQAIHEGAVKRIRPKMMTVLTTFMALLPIFLASSASSGADVMKRMAAPMVGGILTSFLLELLVYPAIFAIWKEKEIQLILNTKEKQ
- a CDS encoding efflux RND transporter periplasmic adaptor subunit yields the protein MIKFIKRHSSGIFLVMVMVAAISLFGCTKGAHDGHSDKQNSEGDQKKAATYVCPMHPQITSDKPGTCPICGMDLVPVETDEGSGDHSGHQQNSPAKKVDEDGWEDVGGDGDSEASTPIEPAGHTHFKLSLDKEQKIGVKTDVVKTRSLFKSIRAPGRIAFDPELYTAQSEYLEAIRQWARVKDSPIEEVKRSTREMINSAKIRLQVLGLSAGQIQELGRKGSQSEGLLLTGKGQENWIYADVFEVDLPHIKKDLSVEVTANFLQGKKLYGKVVSVDEVINANTRTAKVRIKLNESHESIRPESYVNVSIMAPLGKHLTVPVDALMDTGRETYVFISKGEGRFEPRAVAPIRETEDYIALASGVKEGESVVVGGNFMLDSESRLKAVIKGMASGQTHNH
- a CDS encoding TolC family protein — its product is MKHLFIVLALVLGVTTGATAQESRTLDQVLQLAFANSAELAAAERSVAAQEALIASQYSLEDPMVGVSSLDRGNVTKYGVISQRLRFPVKYYLQGKAQRSRASSSSSMWAMKKYSLRKQVVSLYFSIFSTQKIIQLTKANMDAVREFARVAEKKYAAGRTSQSDSMKAHFEQTRLELDLLRLQQKENSLQQQLKAVVGDPAMGSLDLANLELAPPVFQLSRMAEGGDSSSHSTSPELQVQAARLEAAKWKSQLAAWEFAPDIQLQYQTRIEGNPQDSEIYSISLSVPLFFWKKSAEASAASAEKAAEEYRLTDATNRVVTRSKDLQGQVQLGEKTLKIYQTSLIPQAQGAYNSSRASYRANKTSFLDLLDSERSLYQVKTDYYRSLEQFVASLADLEATLGKSLSNLGDVK